The genomic segment GAAGAACGTCTCGGATCGGAACGTGATCGTCATGCGGACCGGCGCGCAGTCGGAGCTGCAGTCGTTCGTCCAGCCGGATCAGTTCGAGACGCTCCGCACGCTTCCCGGAATCGAGCGGAACGCGCGCGGCGAGTCGATGGCCTCTCCGGAGCTCGTGGTCCTGATCAACGTCCCGAAGCGCGATGGAAAGAAGACGAACGTCCAGGTGCGCGGGGTCCTCCCCGCCGCGCTCGAGGTCCGCCCCGCGATCCGGGTCGTCGAGGGGAGGATGTTCGGGGCGGGAACCGCCGAGGCGATCGTTCCGAAGAGCGTCCGCGACCGTTTCGAGAACGCACAGATCGGCGGGACCCTCGTCGCGGGCTCCGAGCGCTGGACGGTGGTGGGGATCTTCGACGCCGCGAGCACTCCATACGATTCCGAGATCTGGGTCGATTTGCATAACCTCCAGGGGCAGTCGAAACGCGGTCCCGGCTACTCCTCCGTCACCCTCCGGGCCGCCGATTCCGCGGCCCGCGATCGCATCATCGCGAGCGTCAAGGGGGACCAGCGCGTGAAGCTCGAGGGGAAGACCGAGAAGAAATATTACGAGGAGCAGATGTCGACGGCCGCGCCGATCAAGATCCTCGCCTATCTCGTCGGGGTCATCATGGCGGTCGGCGCTTCGTTCGGCGCGATGAATACGATGTACGCGCAGGTGTCGGCGCGCACCCGGGAGATCGGGACGCTGCGAGCGCTCGGGTTCTCGCGGCGGTCCGTGCTCGGATCCTTCGTCGTCGAGTCGCTCGCGCTCGCGGCGATCGGCGGGGTCGTCGGCACGTTCTTCGCGTGGGCGTTCGTGAAGATCTTCCTGACCGGACCGGTGGGAACGCAGAACTTCCGGACGTTCTCCGACATCCTCTTCAATTTCACGCTGACGCCGGCGCTTCTCGTCGGCGGGGTCGTGTTCTCGCTCGCGATGGGACTGTTCGGAGGCTTTTTCCCGGCGTTTCGCGCGGCCCGCCTGAAGATCGTTTCGGCGCTGAGAGAAATCTAGCCCGACGGACTCGCCGCGGCGAGCCGAAACGATTCGCGCGCCCGCTATCCCTTCCGCCCGGTCAGCAGCTCCCACAGCGTCGGGCCGCGCAAAGGTCTTAGCGCGACGATGTCGCTGTTGTCCTTCACGCGCACGACGAGCAGCCTCTTGCCGGACGGATCGATCGCCGAACCGTACAGCCGCCACGTCTCCGGGAAATCCGTCAGCCGAACGGGGGACGAGCCGTCGACCGGAACCCGGAAGACGTTCTGTCGAACCGGCGGTCCCTTCTCCCTCATCACGGCGACGATCGAGCCCGAATCGGCCGTCCACGTGACGAGGTGCCCGGCCGACGAGATCCGGGTCTCGAACAGACGGCGTCCGTCCGCGGCGCGCAGGACGTAGACCGGAACTTCTCCGTCGTGCTCCGGTTCCGAGGTCACCGCGACGAGCTTGCCGTCCGGCGAAACGCTGGGGAACTCGTCGTCCGCGTTGGCGAACACCTCCGCGCGCCCGGACGCGAGGTCCGCCCGCTTCAGGATCGGGTTCCCCCGGGCGTCCGCGCTCTCGAAGAAGAAGGCGCGGCCGTCCGGCGCGAAGGAAGCCTGCCCGTTGAAGACGTGCGTATCCGTCAGCCGCCGCGGCTGTCCGCCGTCGAGGCTCTGAAGATAGATCTCGTGGTTCCCGGTCCGGTTGGACGCGTAGACGACGCTTCGCCCGTCGGGCGTCCATCCCGGCCACCCGTAATCCGCTTTGAGCGGCGTGAGCTCCCGGGCGTCGCTCCCGTCGGCGTTCATCACCCAGATCGAGCGGAACCCCGTTCGTGTGGACGTGAAGGCGATCCGCGTGCCGTCCGGAGACCACATCGGGCGATAGTCCCCTTCGTTGTCTTCGGTGAGGGACCGGACCGCGCGCGTGTCGGCCGCCGGGTCGCCCGTCAACGGGACGAGGTCGATGTTCGAATTCTCGCGATAGTTCGCCGCCACGCCGATCGTTCCGGACGCATCGACGGAGAGACCGCGATAGTCGGAGACGCCCGAGGTGAGCGCGCGGACCGCTCCGTGCTCGAGCTTCGAGAGCTCGCCGCCCCGGCCGTAGATCGGGCTTCCGGTGAGGAGGAGCCCTCCCGAAGCGGGATCGACGGCGAATCCGCTGATCATCATGGGGACCTCGTCGCGCGGATCGTCGGAGAACTCGAGCTTGCCCGAGGCGGGGTCGAACGTGCCCAGGCGGCTCCGGCTCGTCTGCGCCGAACCGAGAGCGAGGCGAAGCGTCCGCGAATCGGGCATCCACGAGAACGCGAGGAGCGAGTCGGGTTCGGGCGCGACCGGCACGCAGCGCGCCTGCTCCCCGTTGTCCCCGGACACGCAGAGGTCGTAGGAAGGGTGCGCGCCGGGACGATCGCGCACGAATGCGAGCCGCCGCCCGTCGCGCGACGGGTTCGGGCGAAATCCCGCGAGCAGCTTCCGCGGAGAGCCCCCGAGCACGTCCACCCGGAAGATCGCGTTCTCCCCGGTGCGGTCGACGGCGTCGAAGAAGAGAGAAAGCCCGTCGCCCGAGAACGCCGGGTTCGCCGCGGAGAGACCCGCCGTGTCGATCGCGAGCGCCGACGAGCCGCGCAGGTCTCGCAGGAGGAGTTTCCGGGGAACGCCTTCCTCGACGTACGCGACGCGCGTTCCGTCGGGGGAAATCGCCGGCGAGGACCCGTTCCCCGTCGTCGTCAGGCGCAGCACGCGGACGGGGGGCGGGGCGATCGCGTTGCGCACGACCAGCACGGCCGCGATCGCCGCCGCCGCCGACACGGCGGCGATGGCCGGCCCGCGCCTCCGGCGAGAGCCCGGGGGGGGATCGATCGCCCGGCGGGCGGAGGAGGAGATCAGGCCGCTGTCGAAGTCCCGGCGGATCGCCTTCAGCTCGAGGGAAAGATCGCGCATCGACTGGAACCTCTCCTCCGGATCCTTCGAGAGGCAACGCTCGATCGTGCGCGCGAGATCCCGCGGAACGTGCGGGGCGACGTCGGCGAGCGGGCGCGGCTCGTCGTGGAGCATCGCCGAAAGGACGTCGACCGCCGATTCCCCCTCGAACGGCGTCCGCCCCGCGAGCGCCTCGTAGAGGACGATCGCGAACGAGAAGATGTCGGAACGGCCGTCCACCGGGCGCCCCCGCGCCTGCTCGGGCGACATGTACGAAGCGGTTCCGACGACGAAATACTCGCCGTCGAGCGTGCGGGCCATCGACGACCGGCCCGGCTGCGTCACCCGGGCGAGGCCGAAGTCGAGGACCTTCACGTAGCCGTCCGCCCGAACCATGAGGTTGTCGGGCTTGAGATCCCGGTGGACGATCCCGGCTTCGTGCGCCCGCATCAGCGCTTCGGCCGTCTGCACCGCGATGTCGAGCGTCTTCTTGATCGAGAGAGGGCCGCCCGAGAGGATCTCGCGGAGCGACTTTCCCTCCACGAACTCCATCGCGATGAAGGGCACTCTCCGCTCGCGGGCGCCGCCGGGACCGACCGAGGCCGAGACGATCTGCTCGCCGACTTCATAGACCGTGATGATGTTCGGATGGTTCAGCGCCGACGCGGCCTTCGCTTCCCGCTCGAAGCGCGCGAGATGGTCGGAATCCTCGACGAGCTCTTCGGGAAGGACCTTCAGCGCGACGGAGCGGTCGAGGCGGGCGTCCGTCGCGCGGTAAACGCGCCCCATCGCTCCTTCGCCGGCGAGCGCCTCGATTCGGTACGGGCCGACCATGACTCCGGGACGGAGCCGGACGGACGTCATTTGGAGCGGATATTAGCCGTGTTCGGCCCGGCGGGACGCGGGAAGGGGGCGGCGGGGCGCGAAGAAAAAGGCCCGATCCGACGACGGACTCGGGCCTCGATTCCGGTTTCGGCGGTCTGGCCTAGGTCTCGGCTCTGGCGTGAGCGGTCGCCGGCAGCCGGCGGGAACCCGAGCGGGGCTCGCGGACGTCGGCCGGGGAAGCCGCCCCCGACGTCGCGACCGCGAGCCGGGCCTGTCCCGCCCGCTTGACGAAGGCGACGAGCGCGCCGGCCATCATCACGTAGAAGCCGCCCCACACGAGTGCGATGAGCGGCTTCCGGGTGACGTCGACGGAAAGGGTCTCCGGAGTCGGCGGGACGAAGTCGGGCGTCAGGCCCGCCACCGAGAGGAGCAGCTGTCCCTGCACCGGGACGACGTTTTCGATCATCATCGACGAGCGCGGAAAACCGGCGACCGCCTGCGGCTCGCCTTCGTTCGGGGCCGAGCCGTCCATGTGGGCGACGTAGCGGAGCGACTGGACCTGCGCCGGCTGCCCGTCGGGGGTCACGGTCAGGTTCGCGGCGATCAGCACGGTCTTCCCGTCCGCGCCGCCGGACTGGTCCATCCGGAGGTCGTCGAAACGGATCGTCGCCGGGCCGACCCGCACGGTCTGCCCGCGCTTCATCGCGACCTGCTTGCCGAGCTTCATCGGTGTGCCGGGATCGTATTCCTGCGGCGAGATGTAGAGATCGGCGAGCGGGCTGTTGCGGATCGAGGGATTCGCCATCAGCTGGTTCGTCCGCGTGTTGATGTACATCTTCGGATAGGCCCAGAACTCCTTCCCCTTCGGGGTCACGACGCGAACTTCCATCGCCTGCTTCGAGTTCTCGGTGGGCGGGATGACCTGCGTGAACATCAGCGTGTAGCCGTGCACGCGCACCGGCTGGTTCTTGGGAAGCGAGATGCGCTGGGAAACGGCGTAGAAGCCCGAGATCACGATCCCGACGAGCATGATCGAGACCCCGACGTGGGCGAGATAGCCCCCCGCGCCGCCGAATTTCCCGCCGCGCGTCTTCCGGATGACGGCGCGGAGGTTCATGTCGAAGCCGAACGCGGTCACCGCGACGAAGAGGAGCGGCTCGGCGTTGCGGACCCCCGCGAGGAACGCGAGGACGGCCGCGGCCGCCGCGACGAGGAGCGATCGGCGGGAGCTCAGGAAAAGGCTCTTCGCCGTTTCGCCCTTCCAGGAGACGAAGGGCACCAGAGCGAAGAGGAGGGCGAGGAGGAACCCGCCGGGACTCGTCGTCACCCGGTAGAAGTTCGTCGAAACCTGCGAGGGCTTCGCGGCGAAACGGGTCAGGAGGGGAGAGGAGGTGCCGAGCAGGATCACGAGCGCGAGGCCGACGATCGCGGCGATCGCGACGATGAAGAAGACGCTCCGCGACAGCGCGGGCGTCTGCTCCTCCTCCGCCGGGATCGACTTCCAGCGCCAGACCATGAGCGCCGCGCCGAGGAGCAGGAAGATCATCAGATCGGCCACGAGCCAGCCGGTGATGCCGAGATCGACGAACGAGTGGACCGAGAAATCGGCGAGGACGCCGGAGCGGGTGAGGAACGTGCCGTACAGGATGCAGACGTAGGCGATGATCGCGAGGAAGAGATTCACGCGGCGATGGCGCTTGCGCGATCGTTGCAGGAACATCCCGTGGACCAGCGCGACGGTGAGGAGCCAGGGCACGAGCGACGTGTTCTCGACGGGGTCCCAGCCCCAGTACCCGCCCCAGCCGAGCGTCTTGTAGGCCCAGTAGCCGCCCATCAGGATCGCGGTTCCGAGCGTCAGGAACGTGAGCAGCGCCCAGGGGAGCGCGCGGACGATCCATCCGTCCCACCGCTTCTTCCAGAGCGCGGCGATCGCGAAGGAGAACGGGACCGACAGAGAGGCGAACCCGAGGAACATCACCGGCGGGTGGATCACCATCCAGTAGTCCTGGAGGAGGGGATTCAGTCCGGAGCCGTCCGGCGGCACGGTCGCGAGCAGGCGGAACGGAGACTGCCGGCAGAGGATCGCCACGAGAGCGAGGAACGTCGAGATGTAGACGATCATCACGGGCGCTTCCTGCTCCTTGGCCGACCGCCAGACGAAGAGGCCGATGAGGGATCCCCAGAACGTCCAGAGGAGGAACGATCCCTCCTGCCCGGCCCAGAAGGTCGAGATCAGGAAGTGGAGCGGGAGATCGCGCGACGAGTACGACGCGACGTAGGAGACGTCGAACCGGTGATTGAGGAGGAGCGCCATCAGGATCGCCGATGTCGCGACGACGCAGGCGACGAACATCGCGTAAGCGCGGCGCGCGAACGGGAGGTAGTCGGCGGCGCCCCGGTCGGCGCGGTAGTAGCCGTAGATCGAGGCGAGCCCGCAGAAGAGCGCGGCCCAGAGGGTGGCGACGCCTGGCCAGAACATCAGAATCCCCTTCCGGAAACGGGGCGGCGGCCGCCGTTCGGCATCAGGATTTCACCCCGTACTGCCGTTCGACTTCCTGCCCCTGGTACTTCGACGGGCACTTCACGAGGAGCTTGTCGGCGTGAAGCGCGCCGGACTGATAACGGCCGATCGCGACGATCGACAGGGCATCCCGGAAATTCGCGGGCTTGATGCCGCGGTAGACGACCGGGAGCGTGCGCCCGTGGTCGTCGATGATCGAGAACGCGAGCTCCTGCGAGGTCGAGTCGTACTTTTCGCTTCCCTTCTCGAGAGAGCCCATGACCTGGACCGACCCGGCGGTCTTCATCGCGACATCGAAGGTGACGTAGGGGGTGAGGGTCGAGCGGAAGGCGGTGACCCCGAGAACCAGGAAACCGACGGCGAGAACGGCGGCGACGATGTAACCCTTCTTCATGACGACATCATCCTGTCTGCGAGGGGCGCCCCTCCTGATTCATATGAATCAAACTGCTCAAATGGATCACCCGGCGGATCTCTCGTGCCGCTCGGAAGCCTTCAGGCGGGCGTCCAGACGGAGGAGGTAGACCCAGAGTCCTATCCAGATGACAGCGTTGCACGCGGCGACGAATCCCAGTGCGTTCATTCGAGCCTCATTCCAACGCGCGCTGCGCGCGTTTCATTCTCTCGAGCCGGCGGTCGAGATCCCACATCCAGAAGAAGAGCCCGGTGAACCCCGCGAGCGCGGCGAAGAAAACCGTCCGGGTCGGCATGTCCATCAGGTTCTTTCCCTCACGGTTGATCACGGTCTGGGGATGGAGCGAAGCGGTGACCCGCGGCACGACGAACATCAGGAAGGGCATCACGAACCCGGAGAAGAGGGCGTAGACCGCGCAGAAGACCCCGCGTCGCTCCGGGTCCGCGATCGCTCCGCGCAGGAAGAGATAGGCGGCGTAGAGGAAGAGGAGCAGCACGATCGAAGTCTCGCGCGGATCCCAGTTCCAGTACGATCCCCACATCACGTCCGCGAAGATCGAGCCCGTCACCGTGGCGAGGATCGAATAGAGGAAGCCCTGCCGCACGGCCGCCGCGGCGGATTCGTCGGAGGACACGTCCCGCTTGACGAGATGGACGATCGACGCGATCGCCGCGACGATGAAGGCGAGCGTGGCCGTCCACGCGCACGGCACGTGGAAGAACACGATCCGCGACGACTCGCCGATGAACCCCTTCGCGGGCCGGGGCCAGAAGAACGCGGCGACGATGACCGCCAGCATGTAGGGGCCGAGCAGCCATTTGAGGACGCGCATCGGCGGGATCATAACCCGCGATCGGGCGATGGATCGAGCCGGGCGGGGCTCCCCGCATCCCGCCCGGCCCGCGCCTCGCCCGCTCCGAGAGAGTCCCCATCGGGCTCCCGACCCTCACAGAGACTTCAGGTATTCCACCAGATCCGCCTTCTGGGCGTCGGTCAGCCCGAGCGCGAACGTTCCGTCGTAGTGATCGACGACGTCGCGAAGCGTCGGGAAGCGGCCGTCGTGGTAATAACCCCCCTTCGCGTGAGACCAGACTCCCGCCAGCGGCGAGGTTCGATACCGGTGGTCGGGAGCGCGGTTGGCCTGGAAGTCGTCGATTCCGATCTCGGCGGGCGTGTGAAGGTTCCAGCCGGGCTCCGTGAACAGGGGCGGCACGTGACAGGTCGCACAGCGCCCCGCGCCGTCGAACACGAGCTTTCCACGTCCCGCGGCGGCGGAGTCGAAGCTGCCGGCGGGCGGCTTCGGAGCGGGAATCGCGAGCTGGTAGAACTCGAGCGCACCCAGCTTCGGCGTGACGAGATCGGGCGTCGACCGCACGTGGCCGAGGCCGTTCGCCGCGGCGAGCGGGAACTGCGCGGCGTCGTCGAGGCGAGGATCGAGATACGTCCCCTCGCCGTGCATTTCGAGGGTCGCGACGAACGCGTTCCAGTTCGTGACCGATCCCCAGCCCGTCCAGGTGTGCAGATTCACCCCCGCGAGGCCGAAGGCGGGCGGGATCAGCGTCGCGGCGGAACCGTTGGGCCCGGCCGCTTTTCCGTCGAGGAACAGTTCGGCGTCGAACTTCCCGGGGCCCCAGCCCGCGAGCACCTGCTTCACCGTCGCCACGTCGACTCCGAGGGCGGAAGCCACGGGCGAAAGGTCGGGGGAGAGCGAAACGATCGCGCCCACGTTCAGGTCGCGGTTCGCCCATCCGTCGAGCCGGCGGCCGATCCCCGGCGCGAGCGAGTCGTCGACCGTCGAGTGGCACAGCGCGCATTGGATCCCGACCGCGGTGAGCTTTCCGCCGCCGTCGAACGTTCCGTGGACGCCGACGACGGAGTCGAGCTGCAGGAGGGCGACCGTCGTCGCCGGATCGTCGAGATTCACGTTTCCGTGGCGGAGCGCATCCTTCAGAGACGAAGGGAGGGCGTCGGCGTCGACCTTGAGGCCGACCCCGAGTGCCGTTTTCGGACTGACCCCCGGCCCGACCCCGCCGAGAGCGGCGCCTTCGATCGCCTCGTGGAGGCGGAGCGCGCCCCCCCAGAAGGCTTCGTCCCCGAACGTCTCCTCGCGGAAAGTGCGGCGGCCTTCCGCGAACATCGACGCGGCGTGCGCCGCCGCCGGATCGTGCGCGGAGGCGAGGACGAGCGGGGGGCGGCCCGGCGCCGCCGCGACGAGGAGGGCGGCCGCGCCGATGCCGAGCGCGGCGGCGAGCGCGCCGGCGATGCGGGAGCGAAGCGAGCGAGAGTTCCGGATCATGACGGTCTCCTTTCCTGAGCCACTCTCATGGAGTCGGAAGGAGCTCCGTGGTGACACGGAATCGAACGCGGGGAGAATCCTGAAGAACGGATGAAACCCGCGCTCCCGGGGGATTTCGCACAGGGCGGCGAACCGCCGCCCCGGATCAGGAGGCCGGGGAGCCGGCCTCTCGCCACGCGGCGAGGTTGCGCTCGATCTGGCCGGCATGCTTGTGGACGTGCTCCGAGTAGATCGTGAGCCAGCGGTCCACGTCCCAGACGCCCATCCCGCTGTGGCGTCCGGTCCGGCCCCAGGCGTCGGCGGGAAGGCGTCGGAGCAGATCGGCCGTGTGCGCCCGGACGGCGCGCACGGACTCGAGCGAGGGTTCGAGGGGAAAGTCGTGGTAACGAAGATCCCTCGCCCATTTCGCTTCGTCGTACGCCTGGATCACGGGGTCGGGCTCGCAGAGGAGATAGCGCAGCCGCATCGCGGCGTTGACCTCGGCGTCCCCGCAGTGGCAGACGACTTCGTGCGCGGACCACTTTCCCTCGCCCGGCCGCCACTTCCGCGCCTCTTCCGGAACGGAACCGATCGCGGCGCGCAGCCGCTGCGGCCCCTCGGCATAGCGGTCGATCAGGCGGCGGCGTTCGGCGTCGGAAAGAGGCATGGGGGAATCATATCGAGTACACGCAAACCTGCCAGCCTCTGCGGGACGAGGGTTCGCCTTCGGCGACGACGGGGCCTTGAGACGCGCGGATGAAAAGGGAAAGTGGCGCCCTCGATCAGGCGCCGCCAGACGTGCCGGAAGACGCGCGAGGAAACCCGGGCCGGCGGGCGCGGCGTACCGGGGCGTACGTTAAGCCTGCCGGCCGGGTTTCCGCGTCCCGTATAACGGCGCGTATGGTCCGCGGCTGTCTCCCTTATCCTTCCCAGACGAAGCGCATGAGCACCATCCCTCCCACGGTCGCCAGCCCGTCGTAGGAGATCAGGACCTTCCATACGGGGTCGATCGCGGCGAACGAGGGATCCGCCGCGGCGCGCGCCGTCGCCTCGACGGCGGGAAGCAGGAGCGGCATCAGCAGGGGAAGCGCCGTCAGGACGAAGAGGATGTCCTTCTGTCCCGCGCGCGACACGATCGCCGACAGGAACGTCGAGACGAACGAGACGCCCCATCCCGAGAGCACGAGGACGATCGCGAGCGACGCGGCGTTGGCGGGCGTCCACGTCTGAAGGAGGCAGAAGAGCGGCACCGCGACGGCGGCGATCGCCGAGAAGAGCAGGAAGTTGAAGAGGAACTTCCCCGCCAGGACCGCCTCTCCGCCGGAGATCTTGCGAAGAGCCAGGGCCGTTCCGCTCTCCTCCTCCCGGACGAACGAACGGGGGAGCCCCGAGGACGCCGAGAAGAAGAGGAGGATCCAGAGCACGCCGGCGTTCAGCTTCGCCCGGTCGCCGGCGGGGAGGGCGACCGAGGCGAGCGAGAACGAGATCAGGATGAGCGCCGCGGCGGCGAAGAAGAGGACCGCGGCGATCGTCGTGCGCCGGCGGAGCTCGCGCCGCGCGTCGCGCAGGAAGACCGCGGCCGCCTGGCTAAGAAAGGGAGACTTCATCGTCCGCGTCCTCGATGTCGCGCCGGTCGTTCGTCGCGAGGATCACGAGACCGGTCTCGCGCCGCACGTTCATGAGCGTGCGGGCGGCGTCGATGCCGTGCGTGTCGAGATTCGAGTAGGGCTCGTCCCACAGCAGGACGGGCGGATCCAGAAGCAGCGAGAAGCCGAGCCGCACTCGCTGCTTCATGCCCGAGGAGAACTCGCCGACGCGGCGATCGTGCGCCGAGCGGGCGAGGCCGAGCGCGTCGAGGATCCCGGCGATTCCGCCCGCCGCCGCCGGCCGCCCGGCGGCGCGGGAGAGGAGCGACAGGTTCTCGACGGCGGTCAGCTCGTCGATGAATTCGAGCTCCGGAGAGGCGA from the Thermoanaerobaculia bacterium genome contains:
- a CDS encoding cytochrome c maturation protein CcmE, whose amino-acid sequence is MKKGYIVAAVLAVGFLVLGVTAFRSTLTPYVTFDVAMKTAGSVQVMGSLEKGSEKYDSTSQELAFSIIDDHGRTLPVVYRGIKPANFRDALSIVAIGRYQSGALHADKLLVKCPSKYQGQEVERQYGVKS
- a CDS encoding ATP-binding cassette domain-containing protein, which gives rise to MPRFEATKLAKAFAGPPIFRDVSLSAERGLVAVTGRNGSGKSTLLKIFAGLMRPSRGTVAIWSDGVELDDGDRSHAIGFASPELEFIDELTAVENLSLLSRAAGRPAAAGGIAGILDALGLARSAHDRRVGEFSSGMKQRVRLGFSLLLDPPVLLWDEPYSNLDTHGIDAARTLMNVRRETGLVILATNDRRDIEDADDEVSLS
- a CDS encoding DinB family protein, producing MPLSDAERRRLIDRYAEGPQRLRAAIGSVPEEARKWRPGEGKWSAHEVVCHCGDAEVNAAMRLRYLLCEPDPVIQAYDEAKWARDLRYHDFPLEPSLESVRAVRAHTADLLRRLPADAWGRTGRHSGMGVWDVDRWLTIYSEHVHKHAGQIERNLAAWREAGSPAS
- a CDS encoding heme exporter protein CcmB codes for the protein MKSPFLSQAAAVFLRDARRELRRRTTIAAVLFFAAAALILISFSLASVALPAGDRAKLNAGVLWILLFFSASSGLPRSFVREEESGTALALRKISGGEAVLAGKFLFNFLLFSAIAAVAVPLFCLLQTWTPANAASLAIVLVLSGWGVSFVSTFLSAIVSRAGQKDILFVLTALPLLMPLLLPAVEATARAAADPSFAAIDPVWKVLISYDGLATVGGMVLMRFVWEG
- a CDS encoding ABC transporter permease, which gives rise to MAIPLKYNVRNLSVRKVSTGMTVFVIALVVMVFLLVMSLAEGIKKTLTKNVSDRNVIVMRTGAQSELQSFVQPDQFETLRTLPGIERNARGESMASPELVVLINVPKRDGKKTNVQVRGVLPAALEVRPAIRVVEGRMFGAGTAEAIVPKSVRDRFENAQIGGTLVAGSERWTVVGIFDAASTPYDSEIWVDLHNLQGQSKRGPGYSSVTLRAADSAARDRIIASVKGDQRVKLEGKTEKKYYEEQMSTAAPIKILAYLVGVIMAVGASFGAMNTMYAQVSARTREIGTLRALGFSRRSVLGSFVVESLALAAIGGVVGTFFAWAFVKIFLTGPVGTQNFRTFSDILFNFTLTPALLVGGVVFSLAMGLFGGFFPAFRAARLKIVSALREI
- the ccsA gene encoding cytochrome c biogenesis protein CcsA, with the protein product MRVLKWLLGPYMLAVIVAAFFWPRPAKGFIGESSRIVFFHVPCAWTATLAFIVAAIASIVHLVKRDVSSDESAAAAVRQGFLYSILATVTGSIFADVMWGSYWNWDPRETSIVLLLFLYAAYLFLRGAIADPERRGVFCAVYALFSGFVMPFLMFVVPRVTASLHPQTVINREGKNLMDMPTRTVFFAALAGFTGLFFWMWDLDRRLERMKRAQRALE
- the ccsA gene encoding cytochrome c biogenesis protein CcsA; this encodes MFWPGVATLWAALFCGLASIYGYYRADRGAADYLPFARRAYAMFVACVVATSAILMALLLNHRFDVSYVASYSSRDLPLHFLISTFWAGQEGSFLLWTFWGSLIGLFVWRSAKEQEAPVMIVYISTFLALVAILCRQSPFRLLATVPPDGSGLNPLLQDYWMVIHPPVMFLGFASLSVPFSFAIAALWKKRWDGWIVRALPWALLTFLTLGTAILMGGYWAYKTLGWGGYWGWDPVENTSLVPWLLTVALVHGMFLQRSRKRHRRVNLFLAIIAYVCILYGTFLTRSGVLADFSVHSFVDLGITGWLVADLMIFLLLGAALMVWRWKSIPAEEEQTPALSRSVFFIVAIAAIVGLALVILLGTSSPLLTRFAAKPSQVSTNFYRVTTSPGGFLLALLFALVPFVSWKGETAKSLFLSSRRSLLVAAAAAVLAFLAGVRNAEPLLFVAVTAFGFDMNLRAVIRKTRGGKFGGAGGYLAHVGVSIMLVGIVISGFYAVSQRISLPKNQPVRVHGYTLMFTQVIPPTENSKQAMEVRVVTPKGKEFWAYPKMYINTRTNQLMANPSIRNSPLADLYISPQEYDPGTPMKLGKQVAMKRGQTVRVGPATIRFDDLRMDQSGGADGKTVLIAANLTVTPDGQPAQVQSLRYVAHMDGSAPNEGEPQAVAGFPRSSMMIENVVPVQGQLLLSVAGLTPDFVPPTPETLSVDVTRKPLIALVWGGFYVMMAGALVAFVKRAGQARLAVATSGAASPADVREPRSGSRRLPATAHARAET
- a CDS encoding CcmD family protein; this translates as MNALGFVAACNAVIWIGLWVYLLRLDARLKASERHERSAG
- a CDS encoding protein kinase — translated: MTSVRLRPGVMVGPYRIEALAGEGAMGRVYRATDARLDRSVALKVLPEELVEDSDHLARFEREAKAASALNHPNIITVYEVGEQIVSASVGPGGARERRVPFIAMEFVEGKSLREILSGGPLSIKKTLDIAVQTAEALMRAHEAGIVHRDLKPDNLMVRADGYVKVLDFGLARVTQPGRSSMARTLDGEYFVVGTASYMSPEQARGRPVDGRSDIFSFAIVLYEALAGRTPFEGESAVDVLSAMLHDEPRPLADVAPHVPRDLARTIERCLSKDPEERFQSMRDLSLELKAIRRDFDSGLISSSARRAIDPPPGSRRRRGPAIAAVSAAAAIAAVLVVRNAIAPPPVRVLRLTTTGNGSSPAISPDGTRVAYVEEGVPRKLLLRDLRGSSALAIDTAGLSAANPAFSGDGLSLFFDAVDRTGENAIFRVDVLGGSPRKLLAGFRPNPSRDGRRLAFVRDRPGAHPSYDLCVSGDNGEQARCVPVAPEPDSLLAFSWMPDSRTLRLALGSAQTSRSRLGTFDPASGKLEFSDDPRDEVPMMISGFAVDPASGGLLLTGSPIYGRGGELSKLEHGAVRALTSGVSDYRGLSVDASGTIGVAANYRENSNIDLVPLTGDPAADTRAVRSLTEDNEGDYRPMWSPDGTRIAFTSTRTGFRSIWVMNADGSDARELTPLKADYGWPGWTPDGRSVVYASNRTGNHEIYLQSLDGGQPRRLTDTHVFNGQASFAPDGRAFFFESADARGNPILKRADLASGRAEVFANADDEFPSVSPDGKLVAVTSEPEHDGEVPVYVLRAADGRRLFETRISSAGHLVTWTADSGSIVAVMREKGPPVRQNVFRVPVDGSSPVRLTDFPETWRLYGSAIDPSGKRLLVVRVKDNSDIVALRPLRGPTLWELLTGRKG